In Tenebrio molitor chromosome 1, icTenMoli1.1, whole genome shotgun sequence, the sequence AGTATCTATGATAGTACCGTGGATGATTTTTAAAGCCTTCATGTCCGACTCCAAACTGTGACCGATAAGAATCGTTTTCGAATTACACAAATGCAAAATGTTCGCCTGAACTTGCAATATGCTGGTACTAGTTCGTTCCATTTGTTCTCTCGTGATCCCAGAGAACGTCGTGTTGTAATCGATAATCGTATTCAACGGTTTCACTAAAGACTCGTATACGGTTTTACAATCGGAGTCCACGATTGTCACGCGGGTCAGCTCGAGACCTTTGACGGTGTAGCACATTTCACAGTCGAGGGCGTACACTGCGTAACTACGCGGATCATCCCCCGGCTCGGGTTCCATCGTGGTCTGGAACCCCTCGAGTTCGGAGTCGTCGTACGCTTCCGTGACGTGAGTGCTTGAAGTGGCACAGCCCGTGCCGTCGTTGCTCTTACAGCACAGGTAGGTTTGCTCGCCCCTCAATGTCCGCTTCTTGAGAGGGTGGTAGATGCACTCCTCCTGGTACAAAACAAATCCGGCCTCGTCGACCAAGTAAATCTTGGAGCACCTCGAACACTTCCTCTGGTTCTCCCCCAAGTGCGCTCCTGGTTTTGCCTTGCGGTTTATTATGACGGCGCGTCCAGGTATCGAGCTCTCTTTGGGGTAGCCGTGAATGTCGAGGTCCTCCTCGGACAGAACGTAGCCCTTGATGTGATCGTAGAAGGTTTTACCTCTGAAGTTGGAAGATTTGTCCTTGCCCGAGGACTCTCCTTCACCGATCGGTCCCAGCCCCAGTCTTTCTCTTTCTTGCAGTTCCTTCCGGAGGCGATTTACCGCCAACATCGCCGAGTTCTTGTAAGTCAGGAGCACCTTGCATTTCTCATAACACGCAAACTCTTCGTTGAGGGCTCTCGTGTAAGCGTCTTCTTTTGTCAAGTACAACTTGACGCATTCGTCGGCGATCATGGTCAAGAAACGCGTTCGTACGTTAATGGGTAATTTCGATTTATCAGCGTTGAGGACGTCCGGTATATCCGATAAGGAAATATCTGGGACGTGTGCCACACGTTTCGCCCCTTTGACCGTCTGCGCCGGTGTCTTGTTCAACGTGTCCAGGGCTTTCTGCTTGGCTATTTCTTCGATCCTCGCCTTGGCCCTTTGGATAGAATTGACGTTCTGTACCGGTGCTATTTTCTTGGGTTTATTCTTTGCGCTGTTCAAAATACTATCGATCAAATTAATACTTTCGCtgggtttctctttcgttgcCATTTTTTGTAACTTCTGATTCCTAGCTGCTTCCAGCAAGGTCGGTGGCGGCCTTTTGATGGTCTGTTTTATTTCGTTCATAATATTCTTCTGTTCGTTGTTTCCTTGGGCCACTTTGGCCATCTTGAAACGATTGGCCATCATTTGTGCTGCGCTCAATTGAATTTTTGGTTTTACATATTGGACTTTCGACCCACTTTCACTCACATGTGCGGAATTGTGTGCTATTCGTTTTTTGCTCGTACTAACGTCGTCTTTTGCTTCTTCCACAACGTCCAAGAACTCGGGCTCCCTGTTTTCAACTTTCGGCGGCTCGTActctgtaaatattttgtaacattCAGATAAAGTGTCTTCATCACCAAATTCGACATCCGAGTACTCATCAAAATCATTCATTTCTAGCAAATCATTATTGTCATCGCTCGATGATCCTGAAGATTTAATACGCTGTTTTTTCTCGTTGCCACTGTCATCATCCCTTGATCGTTTCACCTTACGTTTCTCTTTGTCCCTATCTTTGCTTTTGCTGCTACTCTTTCTCCTTTCCCGGTCCctgcttttacttttttctttctctttgctacttttatgtttacttttgTGACCCGagtgtttttctttattttt encodes:
- the LOC138122393 gene encoding RNA exonuclease 1 homolog, which encodes MLPTKGYFQDIECPYYDNTCNRPYCHFRHRKKPQETTEEVTAETTKEPEVPTYKPTPKSELANIKSHIPISYVPDLAFRPDRTIRPLPKFSFEKPTYKPTPLSILSSANKRENSLENDEKEDNDDIQAIREIKQNIASVEYNPEVSLQDDINFEDLSAEFDLIDDIIEEPIDKNIKTISSKENDVKKEEKPVSDVAVIQVVKEKEKSSKDKSEKRSSSSSSRSHKSRHHKKDAKDKSKDESKDKRSKEKEVKSDKNKEKHSGHKSKHKSSKEKEKSKSRDRERRKSSSKSKDRDKEKRKVKRSRDDDSGNEKKQRIKSSGSSSDDNNDLLEMNDFDEYSDVEFGDEDTLSECYKIFTEYEPPKVENREPEFLDVVEEAKDDVSTSKKRIAHNSAHVSESGSKVQYVKPKIQLSAAQMMANRFKMAKVAQGNNEQKNIMNEIKQTIKRPPPTLLEAARNQKLQKMATKEKPSESINLIDSILNSAKNKPKKIAPVQNVNSIQRAKARIEEIAKQKALDTLNKTPAQTVKGAKRVAHVPDISLSDIPDVLNADKSKLPINVRTRFLTMIADECVKLYLTKEDAYTRALNEEFACYEKCKVLLTYKNSAMLAVNRLRKELQERERLGLGPIGEGESSGKDKSSNFRGKTFYDHIKGYVLSEEDLDIHGYPKESSIPGRAVIINRKAKPGAHLGENQRKCSRCSKIYLVDEAGFVLYQEECIYHPLKKRTLRGEQTYLCCKSNDGTGCATSSTHVTEAYDDSELEGFQTTMEPEPGDDPRSYAVYALDCEMCYTVKGLELTRVTIVDSDCKTVYESLVKPLNTIIDYNTTFSGITREQMERTSTSILQVQANILHLCNSKTILIGHSLESDMKALKIIHGTIIDTSVLFPHKMGLPHKRALRVLASEYLKKIIQNSVSGHDSAEDAIACMDLVKWKLKEELKLRGIK